One segment of Geitlerinema sp. PCC 9228 DNA contains the following:
- a CDS encoding ATP-binding protein: MMQRIARWWSEFTLQTKLMAVATLVVSLVMSGLTFWAVNTIQQDARMNDTRFGRDLGLLLAANVAPLVAEDNRAELARFSQRFYRSTSSVRYLLYADSNGSIFFGIPFWESEVHNSLSIRRRMQLPDDFGKDTELPLVRQHETPEGQVTDVFVPLRHEGEYLGVLAVGTNPNPTVVASSYLTRDVAIAVFVSIWAMVILGAVFNALTITKPIKELLVGVKNIAAGNFKQRINLPFGGELGELINSFNEMAEKLERYEEQNIEELTASKAKLETLVSTIADGAVLLDTNLQIILVNPNASQIFGWESKSVTGQNILELLPDPIKMELSRPLQEMATGQTSDGNEGVTPVDRRSEFRVTLEKPHRRTVRILLTNVLDRLRDCPKGIAITLQDITREAELNEAKSQFISNVSHELRTPLFNIKSFIETLNEYGEELNPQERREFLETANRETDRLTRLVNDVLDLSRLESKHNYNLSAVDIAQPIEQTLRTHQLNAKDRQIEISQEIEPNLPPVLGHYDLLLQVFSNLVGNSLKFTEADGKIVIRAYLVSGEDAGIADTSHLPPDKLPKFVRVEVSDTGIGIDKEDQDSIFSRFFRVENRIHTLEGTGLGLSIVRNIIDKHHSKVHLISEVGVGSTFWFDLPVYEEKSNEESHLQSGNSQQQEVGVGEAEIS; this comes from the coding sequence ATGAACGACACCCGCTTCGGTCGGGATTTGGGATTGCTGCTAGCCGCCAACGTTGCCCCCCTCGTCGCCGAAGACAACCGCGCCGAACTAGCTCGTTTTTCCCAAAGATTTTATCGAAGTACCTCCAGCGTACGCTATTTGCTCTACGCCGACAGCAACGGTTCCATATTTTTCGGCATCCCTTTTTGGGAATCGGAAGTGCATAACTCCCTAAGCATTCGCCGCCGCATGCAGCTTCCCGATGACTTTGGCAAAGACACCGAACTCCCCCTGGTCAGACAGCATGAAACCCCAGAAGGGCAGGTGACCGATGTATTTGTTCCCCTGCGCCACGAAGGGGAATATCTGGGGGTTTTGGCAGTAGGCACCAATCCCAATCCCACCGTTGTAGCGTCATCTTACCTCACCCGCGATGTCGCGATCGCAGTTTTTGTTTCCATCTGGGCAATGGTAATTCTAGGTGCCGTATTCAACGCCCTCACCATCACCAAACCCATCAAAGAACTCCTCGTCGGCGTCAAAAACATCGCCGCCGGCAACTTCAAACAACGCATTAACCTCCCCTTCGGCGGCGAACTGGGAGAACTCATCAACAGCTTCAACGAAATGGCCGAGAAGCTGGAACGCTACGAAGAGCAAAACATCGAAGAACTCACCGCCAGCAAAGCCAAACTAGAAACCCTCGTCTCCACCATCGCCGACGGTGCCGTCTTGCTCGATACCAACCTGCAAATTATCCTCGTCAACCCCAACGCCAGCCAAATCTTCGGCTGGGAAAGCAAAAGCGTCACCGGTCAAAACATTCTGGAACTTCTTCCAGACCCCATCAAAATGGAATTAAGCCGCCCTTTGCAGGAAATGGCTACCGGTCAAACCAGCGACGGCAACGAAGGCGTCACCCCCGTAGACCGACGTTCCGAATTTCGCGTTACCCTGGAAAAACCCCACCGACGCACCGTACGCATTTTGCTCACCAACGTTCTTGACCGACTGCGGGATTGCCCCAAAGGCATTGCCATCACCCTACAAGATATCACCCGCGAAGCCGAACTCAACGAAGCCAAAAGTCAATTTATCAGCAACGTTTCCCACGAACTGCGCACGCCCTTATTTAATATAAAATCCTTTATCGAAACCCTAAACGAATACGGTGAAGAACTCAACCCGCAAGAACGGCGAGAATTTCTCGAAACAGCCAACCGGGAAACCGACCGCCTCACCCGCTTGGTTAACGATGTTTTGGATTTAAGCCGTCTCGAATCCAAACACAACTACAACTTATCCGCCGTTGACATTGCCCAACCCATCGAACAAACCCTGCGCACCCACCAACTCAACGCCAAAGACCGCCAAATCGAAATTTCCCAGGAAATCGAACCCAACTTACCCCCAGTTCTCGGTCATTACGACCTGCTGCTGCAAGTCTTTTCCAATCTGGTCGGCAACTCCCTCAAATTCACCGAAGCCGACGGCAAAATTGTCATCCGCGCCTATCTCGTCAGCGGAGAAGACGCCGGCATTGCCGATACTTCCCACCTACCCCCCGATAAATTACCGAAATTCGTGCGCGTAGAAGTATCCGACACCGGCATCGGCATAGACAAAGAAGACCAAGACAGCATCTTTTCCCGCTTTTTCCGGGTAGAAAACCGCATTCACACCCTAGAAGGCACTGGCTTAGGTCTGTCTATCGTCCGCAATATTATCGACAAACACCACAGCAAAGTTCACCTCATCAGCGAAGTCGGCGTAGGCAGCACGTTTTGGTTCGACCTACCCGTCTACGAAGAAAAAAGCAACGAGGAATCTCACTTGCAAAGCGGCAATTCCCAGCAGCAGGAAGTGGGGGTAGGGGAAGCCGAGATATCTTGA
- a CDS encoding FAD-dependent oxidoreductase, which yields MTKKILVLGGGLGGVEAAIDLKKKFKNDYQVDLISNRDFLYIYPASIWLAIGKRTVEDLSIPLPQLAEIHGFNFLHEEVKDIRAQQQRVVTDQQEHQYDYLIVALGATKVKPKGVENTYSVCSGPEEGMRIQEKFLELVERGHGTIACGFSGNPKDSTAVRGGPMFEVAFNMDHYLREKGLRDNFKLIFFSPSPTPGKRLGEKGLTKLGGLFKERNIETRTGKKFKEFTENSIIFEDDSYVEADLIAYIPGLSGNPVLANSDLPLTDAGFVPVNNGGLAQGFDNCYAIGDSSFFEGPTWRAKQGHLAEVMARTAAENIALQEAGKEPTASFREEINLLCVMDLGDDGVFVYRDEDKGYAPRGMWAHWAKLAWERYYKWNKYGKMPRLM from the coding sequence ATGACCAAGAAAATATTAGTTTTAGGCGGTGGACTCGGTGGCGTGGAAGCAGCCATCGACTTGAAGAAAAAATTCAAAAACGACTACCAAGTCGATTTAATCTCCAATCGGGATTTTTTGTATATTTACCCGGCTTCCATTTGGCTAGCCATCGGCAAACGCACTGTGGAAGACTTGTCCATTCCCTTGCCGCAACTGGCTGAGATTCACGGATTTAACTTCCTTCATGAAGAAGTGAAGGACATTCGGGCACAACAACAGCGCGTCGTCACCGACCAACAAGAGCATCAGTACGACTACCTCATCGTAGCCTTAGGCGCTACCAAAGTCAAGCCAAAAGGAGTAGAAAATACATATTCCGTATGCAGCGGTCCCGAAGAAGGGATGCGCATTCAAGAGAAATTCCTAGAACTGGTAGAACGAGGTCACGGTACCATTGCCTGCGGTTTCAGCGGCAATCCCAAAGATTCCACCGCCGTGCGCGGCGGTCCTATGTTTGAAGTAGCCTTCAACATGGACCATTACTTGCGGGAAAAAGGATTGCGCGACAACTTTAAACTAATTTTCTTCAGCCCTTCCCCCACCCCAGGGAAACGACTGGGAGAGAAAGGCTTGACCAAACTGGGCGGATTGTTCAAAGAGCGCAATATCGAAACTCGCACGGGCAAGAAATTCAAAGAATTCACCGAAAATTCCATTATTTTTGAAGACGATTCCTACGTGGAAGCCGATTTAATCGCTTATATTCCTGGTTTAAGCGGCAATCCCGTACTGGCGAATTCCGATTTGCCGCTCACAGATGCCGGATTTGTGCCGGTGAACAATGGCGGCTTGGCGCAAGGATTTGACAATTGCTACGCCATTGGCGATAGTTCCTTCTTTGAAGGACCAACTTGGCGTGCCAAACAAGGGCATTTGGCTGAGGTGATGGCTAGAACCGCTGCCGAAAATATTGCTTTGCAGGAAGCTGGAAAAGAGCCAACTGCCAGTTTCCGCGAAGAAATTAACTTACTGTGCGTGATGGATTTAGGCGATGATGGCGTATTTGTCTATCGCGACGAAGATAAAGGATATGCCCCCAGAGGCATGTGGGCGCACTGGGCAAAACTAGCCTGGGAACGGTATTATAAATGGAACAAGTACGGTAAAATGCCGCGTCTGATGTAA
- a CDS encoding glutathione S-transferase family protein translates to MLQFYYTRVSNNARRVWVALLEKQLEFESVLMNLDGDQFQEDFLKLNPFHHIPVIVDNGFRVFESLAILDYLEAKYPDLPLLPTDAQNMATVRMVELIMINEFQPATIALLRQSIDIPVEPQQLDKSKKQIDTVLRFLSDLLIKNGPYLMGQQLTLADIVAGTAIPNLPVLGMPLDDYPTIQQWCDRLQERDSWQQTTPSSEELEQAKAKIKAIVQNR, encoded by the coding sequence ATGTTGCAGTTTTACTATACGCGCGTTTCCAACAATGCCCGCCGGGTTTGGGTTGCTCTGCTGGAAAAGCAGTTGGAATTTGAATCGGTTTTAATGAATCTGGATGGCGACCAGTTCCAAGAAGATTTTTTGAAACTCAATCCGTTTCACCATATTCCGGTGATTGTTGATAATGGATTTCGGGTTTTTGAATCTTTAGCTATTTTAGATTATCTGGAGGCGAAATACCCCGATCTGCCTTTGTTGCCAACGGATGCGCAAAATATGGCGACGGTACGCATGGTGGAGTTGATAATGATTAACGAGTTCCAACCAGCTACCATTGCTCTGTTACGTCAGAGCATCGATATTCCGGTGGAACCGCAACAGTTGGATAAATCGAAAAAGCAAATTGATACGGTATTGCGCTTTTTGAGCGATTTGTTGATAAAGAATGGTCCCTATTTAATGGGACAACAACTGACCCTGGCGGATATTGTGGCGGGAACGGCAATTCCCAATTTACCTGTATTGGGGATGCCTCTGGATGATTATCCCACAATACAACAGTGGTGCGATCGCTTGCAAGAACGAGACAGTTGGCAGCAAACCACACCCAGCTCAGAAGAACTGGAACAAGCTAAGGCCAAAATTAAGGCTATTGTACAGAATAGATAA
- a CDS encoding efflux RND transporter permease subunit, translated as MFAHFFIKRPVFASVCSLLIILVGFVGYTRLPVQEFPSIDPPVVNVNTIYPGANSNVVETEVTEILEDEINGVEGLKTLSSTSRQSVSSITVEFQLNRDLDQAAQDVRTRVSQVLGELPDQAESPVVEKRSADASPILWFALYGDRFSALELSNYADKFVIDALENVPGVSTVFVGGERRYAMRLWIDPPKLASRDLTVLDIENALRQDNVEIPGGRIEADQTEYSVRVLGRMSEPSEYENLVIKKRDDGTQIRLKDVGRAEVGAEDYRSFVRFNGETALGLGIVKLSDANTIAVAKAAQERMAELAQDFPEGMNFQVAFNRSEFVEMAIDEVWGAIYLAVFLVVLVIFFFLRDWRATIIPAVTIPVSLIGAFGIMFFLDYSINTLTLFALTLATGLVVDDTIVVLENIVRYVEEKDLKPYQAAMAGIAEVVFAVIATTIVLIAVFVPVSFATGNTGRLFTQFALTLAGSVVISSFVALTLAPSLSARVLKHGSQLHGRLFDWVEAMLNQLQNFYQSSLRKFMPVKGLIIGGFFVSLAATAFLFTRIPGEFLPQEDRGAIFTAITAPEGVTIDYTSQVMEQVEQVYSEVPEVESYFSVGALGRGAPGQVNEGFAFAKLKPWSERTEPGQSQEALIGQLYGKFAQITDALVFPFSPPSLPGSGFSQPVQYVLQGTDLQNLADVSGELANRARQSQTLVNVDTDLKLNKPEITIQIDRKRAADLGISVQDISRTMQILLGSQEITNFSRGNRLYEVVVQAEDSLRKDPNIIEELYIRSQNGGLVPMGNVVDMKTTTTPPQINHFNRFRSATISGSPAPNSSLGEALGSLEAAAQEVIPDDMRTSLAGESLEFKEAGEAILFIFALALAFIFLVLAAQFESYLDPLVVLLAVPLSLLGAIGALLLRGLPLNVYSQIGLVMLIGLSTKNSILMVEFANQLRRHHGLSIPEAAMEAGRIRFRPIMMTAFSTIFGLLPLALATGAGAASRISIGMAVIGGMFVSTFGSLYVVPVFYILASTLQRRFSKRFLADDG; from the coding sequence ATGTTTGCTCACTTCTTCATCAAGCGACCGGTCTTTGCTTCCGTCTGCTCCCTCCTCATCATTCTTGTTGGCTTTGTCGGCTACACCCGCTTGCCCGTTCAAGAATTTCCCAGCATCGACCCCCCCGTCGTCAACGTTAACACCATCTATCCCGGTGCCAACTCCAACGTCGTCGAAACCGAAGTCACCGAAATCCTAGAAGACGAAATCAACGGCGTAGAAGGACTCAAAACCCTCTCCTCCACCAGCCGCCAAAGCGTCAGCAGCATCACCGTTGAATTCCAACTCAACCGCGACCTAGACCAAGCCGCCCAAGACGTGCGCACGCGGGTTTCCCAAGTTCTCGGCGAACTCCCCGACCAAGCTGAATCCCCCGTTGTCGAAAAACGTTCCGCCGACGCCTCACCCATTCTTTGGTTTGCCCTTTACGGAGATCGATTTAGCGCCTTAGAACTAAGCAACTACGCCGATAAATTCGTCATCGACGCCCTAGAAAACGTTCCCGGCGTCAGCACCGTCTTTGTTGGCGGGGAAAGGCGCTACGCCATGCGTCTGTGGATCGACCCCCCCAAATTAGCATCGCGCGATCTCACCGTCCTTGACATCGAAAACGCCCTACGACAGGACAACGTAGAAATTCCCGGCGGGCGCATCGAAGCCGACCAAACCGAATACTCCGTGCGGGTTCTCGGGCGCATGTCAGAACCCAGCGAATATGAAAACTTAGTTATCAAAAAACGAGACGACGGCACCCAAATTCGCCTCAAAGACGTAGGTCGAGCCGAAGTTGGCGCGGAAGACTATCGTTCCTTCGTTCGGTTTAACGGGGAAACCGCCCTGGGATTGGGCATTGTCAAACTCTCCGATGCCAACACCATCGCCGTAGCCAAAGCCGCGCAAGAACGGATGGCAGAGCTAGCCCAAGACTTTCCCGAAGGCATGAACTTTCAAGTCGCCTTCAACCGCTCCGAATTCGTAGAAATGGCTATCGACGAAGTTTGGGGAGCTATTTACTTAGCCGTGTTCTTGGTGGTTCTCGTTATTTTCTTCTTCCTGCGCGACTGGCGCGCCACCATCATTCCCGCCGTCACCATCCCCGTCTCCCTCATCGGTGCCTTTGGCATCATGTTTTTCCTCGACTACTCCATCAACACCCTCACTCTATTTGCTCTGACGCTAGCAACCGGGTTGGTGGTAGACGATACCATTGTGGTTTTGGAAAATATTGTCCGCTACGTCGAGGAAAAAGATTTAAAACCCTATCAAGCAGCTATGGCAGGCATTGCCGAAGTGGTCTTTGCCGTCATTGCCACCACCATCGTCTTAATTGCCGTTTTCGTACCCGTTAGCTTTGCCACCGGTAACACCGGGCGCTTGTTTACCCAATTTGCCCTCACCCTAGCCGGTTCGGTGGTGATTTCCTCCTTTGTGGCTCTCACCTTAGCCCCCAGTTTATCCGCCAGGGTTCTCAAACACGGGTCGCAACTGCACGGGCGTTTGTTTGACTGGGTAGAAGCCATGTTGAACCAACTGCAAAACTTCTACCAAAGCAGCTTGCGCAAATTTATGCCCGTCAAAGGTTTGATTATTGGTGGATTCTTCGTTTCCCTAGCCGCCACTGCCTTTCTGTTTACCCGCATTCCCGGCGAATTTCTCCCCCAAGAAGACCGTGGGGCTATTTTTACCGCTATTACCGCACCGGAAGGGGTGACCATTGACTATACTTCCCAGGTGATGGAACAGGTGGAGCAGGTATACAGCGAAGTTCCGGAAGTGGAAAGCTACTTCAGCGTTGGTGCCCTGGGTCGTGGTGCCCCGGGTCAGGTTAACGAAGGGTTTGCCTTTGCCAAATTGAAACCTTGGTCGGAACGTACCGAACCCGGTCAGTCGCAAGAAGCCCTCATCGGTCAACTGTACGGGAAATTTGCGCAAATTACCGATGCGTTGGTGTTTCCATTTTCTCCGCCTTCCCTGCCAGGGTCTGGTTTTAGCCAACCGGTGCAGTATGTTTTGCAAGGAACGGATTTGCAGAATTTAGCTGATGTGTCGGGAGAACTAGCCAATCGCGCTCGACAGTCGCAGACATTGGTTAACGTGGATACGGATTTAAAACTGAACAAACCGGAAATTACCATTCAAATTGACCGCAAACGTGCTGCCGATTTGGGGATTTCCGTACAGGATATTTCCCGCACTATGCAAATTTTGCTGGGCAGTCAGGAAATTACCAATTTCAGCCGGGGCAATCGTTTGTATGAAGTGGTGGTACAAGCGGAGGATTCTTTGCGCAAAGATCCCAATATTATTGAAGAGCTTTATATTCGCTCCCAAAATGGGGGATTGGTGCCTATGGGCAATGTGGTGGATATGAAAACTACGACCACACCACCGCAGATTAATCATTTTAACCGCTTTCGTTCCGCAACTATTAGTGGTAGTCCGGCTCCCAACAGCAGTTTGGGCGAGGCATTGGGTTCTTTGGAGGCGGCAGCCCAAGAAGTGATTCCCGACGATATGCGTACGTCTTTGGCTGGCGAGTCTTTGGAGTTTAAGGAGGCAGGGGAAGCGATTCTGTTTATTTTTGCCCTGGCGTTGGCGTTTATTTTCCTGGTGTTGGCGGCGCAGTTTGAAAGCTATCTGGATCCGTTGGTGGTTTTGCTGGCAGTGCCTTTATCTTTGTTGGGTGCTATAGGTGCTTTGTTGTTGCGCGGATTGCCGTTGAATGTATACAGTCAGATTGGTTTGGTGATGTTGATTGGTTTGTCTACGAAAAATTCTATTTTGATGGTGGAGTTTGCCAATCAGTTACGCCGCCATCACGGGCTATCTATTCCGGAAGCGGCGATGGAAGCGGGCAGGATTCGCTTTCGACCCATTATGATGACGGCTTTTTCGACGATTTTTGGTTTGTTGCCTCTAGCGTTGGCTACTGGTGCTGGTGCTGCTAGCCGTATTTCTATTGGTATGGCGGTGATTGGCGGTATGTTTGTTTCTACTTTTGGTAGTTTGTATGTTGTGCCTGTTTTCTATATTCTGGCTTCTACGTTACAGCGACGTTTCAGCAAGCGATTTTTGGCGGATGATGGGTAG
- a CDS encoding efflux RND transporter periplasmic adaptor subunit — protein sequence MNFSNTNNQTDNNLEAEVSPANTSTEAANTGTTAETSKPSTFGKRVPKWIFVAGAAILVTGAGLGIYTWQARQQTPATAASEQSGGKPRGTPVKLETVEPSSLEETSEFVGTLEAQQSVAVRAETNGRIVEIYVEEGDRVRSGQSLARLDSREVQADLRQAKANLLRTKAQLAEAQAGPRVEEIAQARARLEQAEARLENAKAGAQPEEIAQAQARVESAQAQAELAKARVERYRQLESEGAVSKDTLDEFVREFRQAQANLEEARRNLQEIQKGQNADVDELAAQVAEQREELRELENGTRAEEIARLEAEVADARAQVQAREVQLQDTIIKASFAGEVGDIPVDVGDYLQQGDEFTNLIQNQLLFLRMSIPAERSDQLQLGLPVRLYDSDNQLLKTGKIRFISPQVNTDSQTILVKAAFENTKGNLRDGQFVRGEVIWEKRENTFVVPTNAVIFSGDKTFIYVAQEGETLTAKKQPVQLGLTLGDRAEVVQGLQSGDRIVVSGTQKIGDGAPLMPLGAKPKDQQPSSQ from the coding sequence ATGAACTTTTCCAACACCAACAACCAAACAGATAACAATCTAGAAGCGGAGGTTTCCCCAGCAAACACGTCTACAGAGGCCGCAAATACCGGCACTACAGCCGAAACCTCCAAACCATCAACCTTTGGCAAACGGGTTCCCAAATGGATTTTTGTAGCTGGGGCTGCCATCTTGGTCACGGGAGCGGGTTTGGGTATTTATACATGGCAAGCGCGCCAACAAACACCAGCAACTGCCGCCAGCGAACAATCGGGTGGCAAGCCCCGAGGAACCCCCGTCAAACTGGAAACCGTAGAACCTTCCAGCTTGGAAGAAACCTCCGAGTTTGTGGGCACCTTGGAAGCCCAGCAATCCGTTGCCGTGCGTGCGGAAACCAATGGGCGCATCGTGGAAATTTATGTAGAAGAAGGCGATCGCGTGAGGTCAGGTCAGTCCCTCGCCCGGTTGGATAGCCGAGAAGTCCAAGCCGACTTGCGCCAAGCCAAAGCAAATTTATTGCGCACGAAAGCACAACTTGCCGAAGCCCAAGCCGGACCCCGGGTCGAAGAAATTGCCCAAGCCCGAGCGCGCTTAGAACAGGCAGAAGCTCGTTTGGAAAACGCCAAAGCCGGTGCCCAACCGGAAGAAATCGCCCAAGCCCAAGCCCGGGTTGAATCCGCCCAAGCCCAAGCCGAATTAGCGAAAGCCCGGGTCGAGCGGTATCGGCAGTTAGAATCCGAAGGAGCGGTATCAAAAGATACCTTGGATGAGTTTGTTCGGGAATTCCGACAAGCGCAAGCCAACTTAGAAGAAGCCAGGCGTAACTTGCAAGAAATTCAGAAAGGTCAAAACGCCGACGTAGACGAACTGGCTGCCCAAGTGGCGGAACAACGGGAAGAACTGCGGGAGCTGGAAAACGGCACCCGCGCCGAAGAAATCGCCCGATTGGAAGCAGAGGTTGCCGACGCCCGGGCACAGGTGCAAGCGCGGGAAGTACAGCTACAAGATACAATTATCAAAGCCTCTTTTGCGGGAGAAGTGGGCGATATTCCCGTGGATGTAGGCGATTATTTGCAACAAGGGGATGAATTTACCAACCTCATTCAAAACCAACTCCTGTTTTTGCGCATGTCCATTCCCGCCGAACGTTCCGACCAATTGCAGTTGGGATTGCCCGTACGGTTGTACGATAGCGACAACCAGCTATTAAAAACTGGCAAAATTCGCTTTATTTCTCCGCAAGTGAACACCGACTCCCAAACCATTCTGGTGAAAGCAGCCTTTGAAAACACCAAAGGCAACCTGCGAGATGGTCAGTTTGTGCGCGGGGAAGTCATATGGGAGAAACGGGAAAATACATTTGTAGTTCCCACCAATGCTGTGATATTTAGCGGCGACAAAACCTTTATTTATGTGGCTCAAGAAGGAGAAACCCTCACAGCGAAAAAACAACCCGTCCAGTTAGGGCTAACTTTAGGCGATCGCGCGGAAGTAGTCCAAGGTCTGCAAAGCGGCGATCGCATCGTCGTCTCCGGTACCCAAAAAATCGGCGACGGCGCGCCCCTAATGCCCCTAGGAGCAAAACCAAAAGACCAACAACCATCCTCTCAGTAA
- a CDS encoding PadR family transcriptional regulator yields MLELSALGLLQREPLHGYKLKQKLEMFMDCSISVNYGAIYPLLRRLQQQGSIVAVESNDGEGRGGKKVYQITEQGRVRWREKMMEHPQESWVNARSRFAIKFFFFSDLEPQARIDLMEHRLMVCKLRQQEVEKEYIPQVPNDPYKQAIVQRHLETLNHEIEWLSQQLTREYAEKQPNS; encoded by the coding sequence ATGTTGGAACTATCGGCACTCGGGTTGCTGCAACGGGAACCCCTGCACGGCTACAAGCTCAAACAAAAACTGGAAATGTTTATGGACTGCAGCATTAGCGTCAACTACGGAGCCATTTATCCGTTATTGCGACGGTTGCAGCAGCAGGGGTCGATTGTGGCCGTGGAATCGAATGATGGTGAAGGTAGAGGCGGCAAAAAAGTCTACCAAATCACCGAACAGGGAAGAGTGCGCTGGCGGGAAAAAATGATGGAACACCCGCAAGAAAGTTGGGTAAATGCGCGATCGCGTTTTGCCATTAAATTCTTTTTTTTTAGCGACCTAGAACCGCAAGCGCGTATCGACCTGATGGAACATCGTTTGATGGTTTGTAAGCTGCGCCAACAAGAGGTCGAAAAAGAATACATACCACAAGTGCCCAACGACCCTTACAAGCAAGCGATCGTACAGCGACATTTAGAAACCCTCAACCATGAAATTGAGTGGTTGAGCCAGCAGCTAACCCGAGAATATGCCGAAAAGCAACCCAACAGTTAA
- a CDS encoding multicopper oxidase family protein — MNRRQFLALSTSATAAVFLGRCALPKSDAISQQQQNHPSQDGLLDLDLTASYNKVSLGNQPAYLLNYNQQVPGPLLEAKPGDTVRIRFTNRLSESTNLHYHGLHVSPTGNADNIFIDVPSQETFTYEFQIPSNHPAGLFWYHPHYHGLVASQVAGGLAGLLVVRGELDELPVVKAAREEFLVLQDFSLGNNNRLVAPNHMSQMLGREGNVITGNGRTNPQLMIPQGGWLRLRLLNASPSRFYRLALPEHPFYVIATDGGAVTEPIEMSELLLSPGERIDVLISGNRQPGEYRLLNLPYDRGTMGMMGGRGMMGRGHHQRRKQESAQSIATVTYSRESYQNQSPPKLPEKLIPVESLPEASNVRRFTLNHGMEPGMGMAFLINGRAFSGSRIDTQVALNSVEDWEIRNIGGMDHPFHLHTNPFQIISRRGASGDLGILPVQSDRYWKDVVLVRSGETVRIRTRFQDFAGKTVYHCHILDHEDLGMMGTIRMQA, encoded by the coding sequence ATGAATCGTCGTCAATTTCTAGCCCTTAGCACCTCAGCCACCGCCGCTGTATTTCTCGGTCGCTGTGCCTTACCCAAATCAGACGCTATTTCCCAACAACAGCAAAACCATCCCAGTCAAGATGGACTGTTAGACCTAGACCTTACCGCCAGCTACAACAAAGTCTCTTTAGGCAACCAACCTGCCTATTTGTTGAACTACAACCAACAAGTTCCCGGTCCTCTCCTAGAAGCCAAACCAGGAGATACGGTTCGGATTCGCTTTACCAATCGCCTTTCGGAATCCACCAATTTGCACTACCACGGCTTGCACGTTTCGCCGACAGGCAACGCCGATAATATATTTATAGACGTTCCCTCTCAAGAAACATTTACCTACGAATTTCAAATTCCATCCAACCATCCCGCCGGTTTGTTTTGGTACCACCCCCACTACCACGGTTTGGTAGCTTCTCAGGTCGCTGGTGGTTTGGCAGGATTGTTGGTCGTACGGGGAGAATTGGATGAACTTCCAGTTGTCAAAGCTGCCCGCGAAGAATTTTTGGTTTTGCAGGATTTTTCTCTGGGAAATAATAACCGTTTGGTTGCCCCCAATCATATGTCACAGATGTTGGGCAGGGAAGGCAATGTTATAACTGGCAACGGTCGTACCAACCCACAACTGATGATTCCTCAAGGGGGATGGTTGCGCCTGCGATTGCTCAATGCTTCGCCATCACGTTTTTATCGCCTGGCGTTGCCAGAACATCCTTTCTACGTCATTGCCACCGATGGCGGGGCGGTGACAGAACCTATAGAAATGTCAGAACTGCTGCTGTCGCCGGGAGAACGAATTGATGTTTTAATTTCCGGGAATCGCCAACCTGGAGAATATCGCCTGCTCAATCTACCCTATGACCGAGGAACCATGGGCATGATGGGTGGTAGAGGCATGATGGGGCGCGGGCACCACCAAAGAAGGAAACAGGAATCCGCCCAATCGATTGCTACCGTTACCTACAGCCGCGAATCGTACCAGAACCAATCGCCGCCAAAGCTACCCGAGAAATTAATACCGGTAGAATCTTTGCCAGAAGCGAGCAACGTACGTCGTTTTACCCTCAACCACGGCATGGAACCAGGGATGGGCATGGCGTTTTTAATTAACGGTCGGGCTTTCAGCGGATCGCGCATTGATACCCAAGTAGCGTTAAATTCGGTGGAAGATTGGGAAATTCGCAATATTGGGGGGATGGACCATCCTTTTCACCTGCATACCAATCCTTTTCAAATTATTTCTCGCCGGGGGGCATCTGGAGATTTAGGAATTTTGCCCGTACAAAGCGATCGCTACTGGAAAGATGTGGTATTGGTCAGAAGTGGGGAAACCGTGCGTATTCGCACCCGTTTTCAAGATTTTGCCGGCAAAACCGTCTATCACTGCCATATTTTAGACCATGAAGATTTGGGCATGATGGGAACTATCCGCATGCAGGCGTAA